A stretch of the Sulfurimonas sp. HSL-1656 genome encodes the following:
- a CDS encoding hemerythrin domain-containing protein: MMILEFLRDDHRKCDSAFADTESAVAKGDLATAREAFERFNSETLHHFAMEEEILFPAFEQRSGMQGGPTQVMRMEHEQVRGLLERMRTALDNGDSNGFLGMAESMMILLQQHNMKEEQMLYPACDHTLQGDASLVIDEMKAL, translated from the coding sequence ATGATGATTCTTGAATTTCTGCGAGATGACCACCGAAAATGTGATTCTGCTTTTGCCGATACGGAATCAGCTGTTGCCAAAGGCGATCTGGCAACGGCCAGAGAGGCATTTGAACGATTTAACAGCGAGACCCTTCACCATTTCGCCATGGAAGAGGAGATTCTCTTCCCAGCATTTGAGCAGCGTTCCGGTATGCAGGGCGGGCCAACGCAAGTGATGCGTATGGAACACGAGCAGGTTCGTGGGCTTCTGGAGCGGATGCGTACGGCATTGGATAACGGAGATTCGAATGGTTTTCTCGGGATGGCGGAGTCGATGATGATTCTGCTGCAGCAGCATAACATGAAAGAGGAGCAGATGCTTTACCCGGCCTGCGACCATACCCTGCAGGGCGATGCGTCGCTGGTCATTGACGAGATGAAAGCGCTGTAA
- a CDS encoding fused protease/ribonucleoside-triphosphate reductase, whose translation MQDSENEIMISERFELKQQIIDMLQQRTPAFGFGGFGEATYYRTYSRRKEDGSQEHWADTVIRVMNGVMSVRKQHYVNSRLHWDEGYWQAYAAEMASAMFEMKWLPPGRGLWAMGTEYVYTRGGAALNNCGAVDTADLSAAADWTMDMLMCGVGVGFNTAWDGANVALPDKSRPVPFVIPDSREGWVASVRLLIESYTKGGAWFKFDYDSIRPAGSSIKGFGGTASGPEPLSTLHRRIESYLDAYCSGETETTRCTADIFNAIGACVVAGNVRRSAEIALGSADDGSFLELKDYERYPERAEIGWMSNNTVVLEKTEDFAKLPMIAKHIIANGEPGIMNLINVQKYARYGKESDDQAWLANPCSEIPLESYELCNLAEVFPSRCAEENDFYKVLEYATFYASTVALMPTHRSETNAIVVRNRRIGVSLSGVADMLDDLGATELTRRLRKGYKIVRSINRQLASDAGVPPSIRVTTIKPSGTISQLAGVSSGMHFPTFQYALRRMRVGNDSAVYRVLKAAGIPHEPDVYSENTTVFEFPIDQGKTRKATEVSAWEQFAFLAMLQREWSDNMVSCTVYFDPESEAHQVEHMLAQFAPVIKSVSMLPHSETGAYKQMPYEGISKETYDEKLAAMPRIDWKLFSDSDGIESRFCSNDSCEI comes from the coding sequence ATGCAAGACAGTGAAAATGAGATCATGATTTCGGAGCGGTTCGAACTCAAACAACAGATCATCGATATGCTTCAGCAAAGAACGCCGGCATTCGGGTTCGGCGGTTTCGGGGAGGCTACCTATTACCGTACCTACAGCAGGCGTAAAGAAGACGGATCGCAGGAACATTGGGCCGATACGGTCATCCGGGTGATGAACGGCGTGATGTCTGTCAGAAAACAGCATTACGTGAACAGTCGACTGCATTGGGATGAGGGGTATTGGCAGGCGTATGCGGCGGAAATGGCTTCAGCGATGTTCGAGATGAAATGGCTCCCTCCGGGGCGCGGACTTTGGGCGATGGGAACGGAATACGTCTATACCCGCGGCGGTGCCGCGCTTAACAACTGCGGCGCTGTGGACACTGCAGATCTTTCCGCGGCCGCTGACTGGACCATGGACATGCTGATGTGCGGTGTTGGTGTCGGATTCAATACGGCCTGGGATGGTGCAAACGTCGCGCTGCCAGACAAATCGCGCCCGGTACCTTTTGTCATTCCCGACAGCCGTGAAGGGTGGGTTGCGTCGGTCAGGCTGCTGATCGAAAGTTACACCAAAGGAGGAGCCTGGTTCAAATTTGATTACGACTCGATCCGCCCGGCAGGCTCATCGATCAAGGGTTTCGGCGGTACCGCTTCGGGGCCGGAACCGTTAAGTACACTGCATCGAAGGATAGAAAGCTACCTGGACGCGTATTGCTCGGGGGAAACGGAAACGACGCGCTGTACGGCGGACATCTTCAACGCAATCGGTGCCTGTGTCGTTGCCGGCAACGTGCGCCGCAGCGCTGAAATTGCTTTGGGATCGGCAGATGATGGGAGTTTTTTGGAGCTCAAGGATTATGAGCGCTATCCCGAACGCGCCGAGATCGGATGGATGTCAAACAATACGGTAGTCCTGGAAAAAACCGAGGATTTCGCAAAACTTCCGATGATTGCCAAGCATATCATAGCCAATGGAGAACCTGGAATCATGAACCTGATCAATGTGCAGAAGTATGCACGTTACGGTAAAGAGTCAGATGATCAGGCGTGGCTGGCAAATCCGTGCAGTGAAATCCCTCTTGAGAGCTATGAGCTCTGCAACCTTGCAGAAGTTTTTCCGTCCCGATGCGCAGAAGAAAACGATTTTTACAAAGTGCTCGAATACGCGACCTTTTATGCTTCAACGGTAGCATTGATGCCGACACATCGTTCCGAAACCAATGCTATTGTCGTTCGCAATCGACGTATTGGGGTGAGCCTTTCCGGCGTAGCAGACATGCTCGATGATCTCGGGGCAACCGAACTGACCCGCCGTCTGCGCAAAGGATACAAGATTGTGCGGTCGATAAATCGTCAGCTGGCTTCGGATGCCGGTGTGCCGCCGTCAATTCGGGTAACGACAATCAAACCATCAGGCACAATCTCGCAACTGGCCGGAGTCAGTTCCGGCATGCATTTTCCGACATTCCAGTATGCATTGCGCCGGATGCGTGTCGGGAACGATTCCGCCGTCTATCGTGTACTCAAAGCAGCGGGCATTCCGCATGAACCGGACGTCTATAGTGAAAACACGACCGTCTTCGAATTTCCGATAGACCAGGGAAAGACACGAAAGGCCACCGAAGTTTCCGCCTGGGAGCAGTTTGCGTTTCTCGCCATGCTACAGCGGGAGTGGAGTGACAACATGGTGAGCTGTACCGTCTATTTTGATCCCGAATCCGAAGCGCATCAGGTTGAGCATATGCTGGCGCAGTTCGCCCCGGTCATTAAATCGGTTTCCATGCTTCCGCACTCTGAGACCGGGGCCTATAAACAGATGCCCTACGAAGGGATCAGCAAAGAGACCTATGACGAAAAACTGGCAGCAATGCCACGGATCGACTGGAAGTTGTTTTCCGACAGCGACGGGATTGAGAGCCGTTTCTGCTCAAATGACAGCTGTGAGATTTAA
- a CDS encoding DUF21 domain-containing protein — protein MTSLSLLNWLGIAFCITQSAMFSGLNLAFFSISKMRLRIDMSKGDAAAAKVYAMREDPNFLLTTILWGNVGINVLLTLLSNSVMAGVVAFIFSTIIITLFGEIIPQAYFSRNALRMASALAPLLRFYQLLLWPLAKPSAMMLDLWLGKEAVQFLRENEIEEMLKLHILERDSEITRTEGVGALNFLAMDDLKVSEEGEPIEPLSIIPMKFEGSVPQFPEITPSAKDPFLRRVHRPHKSWIILTDMRDNPRLVMDADGFINAALFEFETFDPMEHCHRPTIITNMETTLDYILPGLQVDPEHMEDDVIDEDIILVWGTEPRIITGADILGRLLRGIVAK, from the coding sequence ATGACATCTTTATCCCTTCTGAACTGGCTCGGTATCGCCTTCTGTATCACGCAGTCGGCGATGTTCTCCGGGCTCAACCTCGCTTTTTTCAGCATCAGCAAAATGCGGCTGCGCATCGATATGTCCAAAGGCGACGCAGCGGCGGCCAAGGTCTACGCCATGCGCGAGGACCCGAACTTCCTGCTGACGACGATTCTCTGGGGCAACGTCGGCATCAACGTTCTGCTGACCCTGCTCTCAAACTCCGTCATGGCCGGCGTGGTCGCTTTCATCTTTTCGACGATCATCATTACTCTGTTCGGCGAGATCATCCCCCAGGCCTACTTCTCCCGCAACGCCCTTAGAATGGCCTCCGCCCTGGCACCGCTGCTGCGCTTCTACCAACTGCTGCTCTGGCCGCTGGCGAAGCCCTCGGCCATGATGCTCGACCTCTGGCTGGGCAAGGAAGCGGTACAGTTCCTGCGCGAGAACGAGATCGAGGAGATGCTCAAACTCCACATCCTGGAGCGCGATTCGGAGATCACCCGGACCGAAGGGGTCGGCGCGCTGAACTTCCTGGCCATGGACGACCTCAAGGTGAGCGAAGAGGGCGAACCCATCGAACCGCTGAGCATTATCCCCATGAAGTTCGAAGGCAGCGTACCGCAGTTTCCGGAGATCACCCCCTCGGCCAAAGACCCTTTCCTGCGCCGGGTACACAGACCGCATAAATCGTGGATCATCCTCACCGACATGCGGGACAATCCCCGCCTGGTCATGGACGCCGACGGCTTTATCAATGCCGCCCTTTTCGAATTCGAAACCTTCGACCCCATGGAGCACTGCCACCGCCCGACGATCATCACCAATATGGAGACGACCCTGGACTACATCCTGCCGGGTCTGCAGGTGGACCCGGAACATATGGAGGACGATGTCATCGACGAGGA
- a CDS encoding Rrf2 family transcriptional regulator — MKLSKTAEYALSIMAQLASAKSVVSVKTLHERLNIPFQYTSKTLRMLYRSNLVITEQGREGGYRLSRSAETIMLSDIVEAVEPGYNYVNCIMGRDRCDSDKPCALHEQWAKPREQIRRMLQETTLSSIS, encoded by the coding sequence ATGAAACTGAGTAAAACAGCTGAATATGCATTGTCTATCATGGCCCAGCTCGCCAGCGCAAAAAGTGTTGTCAGTGTGAAGACATTGCATGAACGCCTAAACATACCATTTCAATATACCTCCAAAACACTTCGAATGCTGTACCGATCCAATCTGGTAATCACCGAGCAGGGAAGAGAGGGCGGATATCGTCTTTCGCGTTCGGCCGAAACGATCATGCTCAGCGACATTGTTGAAGCTGTGGAGCCCGGATATAATTACGTCAACTGCATCATGGGCCGTGACAGGTGTGATTCAGATAAACCGTGTGCTCTTCATGAGCAATGGGCAAAGCCCAGAGAGCAGATCCGCAGAATGCTTCAAGAAACAACGCTTAGCAGTATCTCCTAG
- a CDS encoding hemerythrin domain-containing protein → MIMDEFKAEHRQCDSLYAEAERAVVGGDIERAEKLFGQFVEETVSHMEHEELRVFSRLEAEEQAGLDPIRFEHMQIRALLEKMQQLLAVGDFSTFLGWGESFMILMQQHNMKEEQLLYPLCDRLMAEDAEQDGIEIEGCCLRP, encoded by the coding sequence ATGATCATGGATGAATTCAAAGCCGAGCACCGACAGTGTGATTCGCTCTATGCGGAAGCTGAAAGGGCGGTTGTCGGCGGCGACATAGAAAGGGCCGAAAAACTGTTCGGACAGTTTGTGGAAGAGACCGTCTCGCATATGGAACATGAGGAGCTTCGTGTCTTTTCAAGGCTCGAGGCGGAAGAACAGGCGGGACTGGATCCGATCCGTTTTGAACATATGCAGATCAGGGCGTTGCTCGAGAAGATGCAGCAGCTGCTCGCAGTTGGAGATTTTTCGACGTTTCTCGGGTGGGGAGAGTCTTTCATGATACTGATGCAGCAGCATAACATGAAAGAAGAGCAGCTGCTCTATCCGCTTTGCGATCGGCTCATGGCTGAAGATGCGGAACAAGACGGCATAGAGATCGAGGGGTGCTGTTTGCGGCCATGA
- a CDS encoding DUF2249 domain-containing protein has product MHVIELDVRIFEHPVPLEKAIAAFAALTRGEVLHMIHRKNPLPLFDILEKQGGRYRSYEDENGIWHILIARDPAVDLESLDV; this is encoded by the coding sequence ATGCATGTGATCGAACTGGATGTGCGGATTTTCGAACATCCTGTGCCGTTGGAAAAGGCGATTGCGGCTTTTGCCGCACTCACACGGGGCGAAGTGCTCCACATGATTCATCGAAAAAACCCGCTGCCACTTTTTGATATTCTCGAGAAGCAGGGGGGACGTTACCGCTCTTATGAAGATGAAAACGGCATTTGGCATATTCTGATTGCCAGGGATCCCGCGGTCGACCTGGAGTCTCTGGATGTTTAG
- a CDS encoding DUF4395 domain-containing protein produces MNLQSFLWDYGEKVPGYDVRVVNEREARAAAGILGTMGTIIIFVGIGFNHIMAARIYLAFLFIDFTLRMISPKYVPSLLLGKFIVQNQKPEYVGGLQKRFAWTLGWLISLPMVWWFVINWDITFYKVLICVLCASLMFLESAFSICVGCMIYKLLTRLDPVHCPGGTCELRIKEPIQMFNPVQKVIAALTIVGFLVGTYAFLAYEEPKTFFGEFLHEAVLTDAQLTKEKEEAYQREMEKEFGDEDF; encoded by the coding sequence TTGAACCTGCAGAGTTTTTTATGGGATTACGGAGAAAAAGTACCCGGGTACGACGTCAGGGTCGTCAATGAAAGAGAAGCGAGAGCCGCAGCGGGCATCCTCGGAACAATGGGAACCATCATCATCTTCGTCGGGATAGGCTTCAACCACATCATGGCGGCAAGAATCTATCTGGCCTTTTTGTTTATCGATTTTACGCTGAGAATGATCAGCCCGAAATACGTCCCCTCCCTGCTGCTGGGCAAATTCATCGTCCAGAACCAGAAACCGGAATACGTCGGCGGGCTGCAGAAACGCTTTGCCTGGACGCTGGGATGGCTGATCTCCCTGCCGATGGTCTGGTGGTTCGTCATTAACTGGGACATTACATTTTACAAAGTACTGATCTGTGTTCTCTGTGCGTCACTGATGTTTTTGGAGAGTGCCTTTTCCATCTGCGTAGGGTGTATGATCTACAAACTGCTCACGCGGTTAGACCCTGTCCATTGCCCGGGCGGCACCTGCGAGCTCCGTATCAAAGAGCCCATCCAGATGTTCAACCCGGTTCAAAAAGTCATTGCAGCCCTGACCATTGTCGGTTTCCTGGTGGGGACCTACGCCTTCCTGGCATACGAAGAGCCCAAAACCTTCTTCGGCGAGTTCCTCCACGAGGCCGTTTTGACGGACGCCCAGCTCACAAAGGAGAAAGAAGAAGCATACCAGCGTGAGATGGAAAAAGAGTTCGGAGACGAGGATTTCTGA
- a CDS encoding cbb3-type cytochrome c oxidase subunit I, with the protein MMETSFMEKLMSRKSLYAFFWIIGTFMVTILIYYTATLQKEVPPIPKQVVSKSGKVLYTYDDVVAGKGYFQQFDLMDYGTLLGMGAYLGPDFSTEFMHKRAESLYRSYARSLFGKPLDRLDDMELAGVKARTIRDFKKQTLLDEAGVVYTEASAKAYEHNVDYLVNFLVNGDHERAWRAGVIRQDEAKKIAAFVDWSQLVASSLRPGTDRTWSNNWPSEPLIDQDVQWVSHFYSLWEFLILWAMTIGVIYLAYEFLFKGEADEEKHLEPALKITKLFPSQEKLLKYVPIVALFILLQLVLGGYLAHIYVDPTENFILSQDILPFNVMRALHTNLAIVWVAVGWLVGGLLIAPLVGGEDLKFPRLVDVLWVALLVVGGGGLIGIYLGATGQMRDVWFWFGNEGRELLNLGRVWDIGLVIGLVLWFGMVYSTVRKARKNNLLVGTIIWSAFGIATLYIAGMMPLTDIMPNYTVDDYYRWWVVHLWVELTFELFAAGVLAFLTVALGLVSKRTAERVMLFELGLIMMSGTLGVGHHYWWQGLDEYWIAVGGIFSAMEPLPLALLMIEAIKERSHIKSLGKEFVFNVPFLWLAGSAFLNWFGAGFLGMVINTPTISYYSHGTYLIMPHGHVALLGAFGYIAIAFIYMTARANALAKNLEWDDRPSLWGFWLLTVGVVLYALPTLIIGFEQTSTAHEFGYYAARSRETIEALSGWMWFRILPDGMMILGGLVILYDTTRKIYFSKVLHRG; encoded by the coding sequence ATGATGGAAACATCGTTTATGGAAAAACTGATGAGCAGAAAGAGTTTGTATGCTTTTTTCTGGATTATCGGTACCTTCATGGTCACGATACTGATTTATTACACGGCAACATTGCAAAAAGAGGTGCCACCGATTCCCAAACAGGTGGTCAGCAAGAGCGGAAAAGTACTTTATACCTATGATGACGTCGTCGCCGGCAAAGGCTACTTTCAGCAGTTTGATTTAATGGATTACGGCACGCTGCTTGGTATGGGTGCCTATCTCGGTCCGGATTTCTCAACGGAGTTTATGCATAAGCGGGCTGAATCACTATATAGGTCCTATGCGCGTTCATTGTTCGGCAAGCCATTGGATAGACTTGATGATATGGAGTTGGCTGGTGTAAAAGCACGTACCATACGCGACTTCAAAAAACAGACATTGCTTGATGAAGCAGGTGTCGTTTATACGGAGGCCTCGGCCAAAGCCTATGAGCATAACGTAGATTACCTCGTGAACTTTCTTGTCAACGGTGACCATGAACGCGCATGGCGTGCGGGCGTTATCCGCCAAGATGAAGCGAAAAAAATTGCCGCTTTTGTCGACTGGTCGCAATTGGTCGCATCTTCCTTGCGCCCGGGTACGGACCGGACCTGGTCAAATAACTGGCCATCTGAACCGCTCATTGATCAGGATGTTCAATGGGTATCACATTTTTATTCACTTTGGGAATTTTTGATCTTGTGGGCAATGACGATCGGTGTCATTTATCTGGCATACGAATTTTTGTTCAAAGGCGAAGCGGATGAAGAGAAACATCTCGAGCCGGCGCTTAAGATCACGAAGCTGTTTCCATCGCAGGAAAAACTTCTCAAGTACGTCCCGATAGTGGCGCTCTTTATCCTGCTTCAGCTTGTCCTCGGCGGGTATTTGGCACATATTTATGTCGATCCGACGGAAAACTTTATTCTATCCCAGGACATTCTTCCGTTTAATGTCATGCGTGCGCTGCATACCAATCTCGCCATTGTGTGGGTAGCCGTTGGCTGGTTGGTGGGCGGTCTCTTGATCGCGCCGCTTGTCGGCGGAGAAGACCTGAAATTCCCCAGACTCGTGGACGTGTTATGGGTTGCCTTGCTAGTTGTCGGCGGTGGCGGTCTTATAGGGATATATCTTGGTGCGACCGGCCAGATGCGTGATGTCTGGTTCTGGTTCGGAAACGAAGGGCGAGAGCTACTTAATTTGGGACGGGTCTGGGATATCGGTCTTGTTATCGGTCTCGTACTTTGGTTCGGTATGGTTTACTCTACTGTTCGCAAGGCACGCAAGAACAACCTGCTCGTCGGCACCATTATCTGGTCGGCTTTCGGAATTGCAACACTTTATATCGCGGGGATGATGCCATTAACAGATATCATGCCTAACTACACTGTTGACGATTATTACCGATGGTGGGTTGTTCACCTCTGGGTTGAATTGACATTTGAACTCTTCGCAGCGGGTGTGTTGGCATTCTTGACCGTAGCGCTTGGGCTGGTTTCGAAACGTACGGCAGAACGCGTGATGCTTTTTGAGCTTGGACTGATCATGATGAGCGGTACGCTCGGGGTCGGACATCACTACTGGTGGCAGGGACTTGACGAATACTGGATCGCTGTAGGAGGCATCTTTTCGGCGATGGAGCCGCTGCCGCTTGCGCTTCTGATGATCGAGGCAATCAAAGAGCGTAGTCATATTAAGAGCCTTGGAAAGGAATTCGTCTTCAATGTACCATTCCTGTGGCTTGCGGGTTCGGCGTTTCTAAACTGGTTTGGTGCTGGCTTTTTGGGTATGGTCATCAATACGCCCACAATCAGCTATTACTCTCACGGCACCTACTTGATCATGCCGCATGGGCATGTGGCACTGCTCGGGGCCTTCGGATACATAGCGATAGCGTTTATCTATATGACGGCACGCGCCAATGCACTGGCAAAGAATCTTGAATGGGATGATCGGCCTAGCCTTTGGGGATTTTGGCTGTTGACCGTCGGGGTGGTGCTTTATGCGCTGCCGACATTGATCATAGGATTTGAACAGACGTCGACTGCACATGAATTTGGTTATTACGCAGCACGAAGCCGTGAAACGATCGAGGCGCTCAGCGGATGGATGTGGTTCCGCATTCTTCCAGACGGTATGATGATACTTGGAGGATTGGTCATTCTCTATGATACAACGAGAAAAATCTATTTCAGCAAGGTGCTGCATAGGGGCTAG
- a CDS encoding DEAD/DEAH box helicase gives MPFTGLGLIGAIERALQENGYVEPTPVQQRVIPLVLEGRDVMARAQTGSGKSAGFVLPLLQLWSQRKGEGKAKIKALVLTPTRELTLQVAQAFETFGAFLPTPPKVVSIIGGERIGDQLYAVQQGCDIVVATSGRLIDVLGKKQMNLSHLEFLVLDEADKMLDLGFAEELDLILPQLPEKRQNLLFSATYPPKMQTIASRITQEAVEVAFASEAPTVQSIDQRVIEVDREMRGPLLRHLLENEPWEQVLVFMANKRAADNIAAKFRKYGFSAESFHGDLTQEERSATLEDFKQKQFRILFATDLVGRGLHVDDIDCVVNFDLPRSPADYIHRIGRTGRAGKSGTAISFIDHETQAYFKVIEKRAKIRLPRERVEGFELTGEAPVKTKGPAPVKGKKKSKKDRLREQAQKEAEGR, from the coding sequence ATGCCGTTCACCGGACTCGGACTTATCGGCGCGATTGAACGCGCATTGCAGGAGAACGGCTACGTCGAACCGACGCCCGTACAGCAGCGGGTGATCCCGCTGGTGCTCGAAGGCAGGGACGTTATGGCCCGGGCGCAGACGGGCAGCGGCAAAAGCGCCGGGTTCGTGCTGCCGCTGCTGCAGCTCTGGTCGCAGCGCAAAGGGGAGGGCAAGGCGAAAATCAAGGCCCTGGTGCTGACGCCGACGCGGGAGTTGACGCTGCAGGTGGCGCAGGCGTTCGAGACCTTCGGCGCTTTCCTGCCGACGCCGCCCAAGGTCGTCAGCATCATCGGCGGCGAGCGCATCGGCGACCAGCTCTACGCCGTGCAGCAGGGGTGCGATATCGTCGTGGCGACCTCCGGGCGGCTCATCGACGTACTGGGCAAGAAGCAGATGAACCTTTCGCACCTGGAGTTTCTGGTCCTCGACGAGGCGGACAAGATGCTCGACCTCGGCTTTGCCGAAGAGCTCGATCTTATTCTGCCGCAGCTTCCCGAAAAACGTCAGAACCTTCTTTTTTCCGCGACCTACCCGCCGAAGATGCAGACCATCGCATCGCGCATTACGCAGGAGGCCGTGGAAGTCGCCTTTGCGTCGGAAGCACCGACGGTTCAGAGCATCGACCAGCGCGTCATCGAAGTGGACCGCGAGATGCGTGGGCCGCTGCTGCGTCACCTGCTCGAGAACGAACCGTGGGAGCAGGTTCTGGTCTTCATGGCCAACAAGCGCGCAGCGGACAATATTGCTGCAAAGTTCCGCAAGTACGGCTTTTCGGCGGAGTCGTTCCACGGCGACCTCACGCAGGAGGAGCGCAGCGCGACGCTGGAGGATTTCAAACAGAAGCAGTTCCGTATCCTCTTTGCCACCGATCTCGTCGGGCGCGGACTGCACGTAGACGATATCGACTGTGTCGTCAACTTTGACCTCCCGCGTTCCCCGGCGGATTACATCCACCGCATCGGGCGGACGGGACGCGCCGGAAAATCGGGCACGGCCATCTCGTTCATCGACCATGAGACGCAGGCGTATTTCAAGGTCATCGAAAAACGCGCGAAGATCCGGCTGCCGCGCGAGCGGGTCGAAGGTTTCGAGCTGACCGGCGAAGCACCGGTAAAGACAAAAGGCCCGGCCCCGGTAAAGGGAAAGAAAAAAAGCAAGAAGGACCGTCTGCGTGAACAGGCCCAAAAAGAGGCCGAAGGGCGCTAG